Proteins from one Shewanella pealeana ATCC 700345 genomic window:
- a CDS encoding nuclear transport factor 2 family protein translates to MTESIEKRIDRLESIEEIRQLAGKYSLSLDMRDLDAHVGLFAEDIRVGREKTGRAHLKSWVDSTLRDQFSGTSHHIGQHIIEFIDENHAIGVVYSKNEHETGAEWVLMQMLYWDDYERIEGRWYFRRRLPCYWYASDQNKPAIGDMKMRWPGKTCYSGTFHDLFPSWKQFWSQRPNTNELPNVATPAPIEQFLNMMRKDTPAPKIRVK, encoded by the coding sequence ATGACGGAATCTATAGAAAAGCGTATCGATCGTCTGGAATCGATAGAAGAGATCCGCCAGTTAGCCGGTAAATACTCTTTGTCTTTGGATATGCGCGATCTTGATGCTCATGTTGGTTTATTCGCTGAAGATATTCGTGTCGGCAGAGAAAAAACCGGTAGAGCGCATTTGAAGAGTTGGGTTGATAGCACTCTAAGAGATCAATTTAGCGGCACCTCACATCATATTGGTCAACATATCATTGAATTTATCGATGAAAATCATGCGATTGGGGTCGTCTACTCTAAAAATGAACATGAAACCGGCGCCGAATGGGTTTTGATGCAAATGCTGTACTGGGACGACTACGAACGAATAGAAGGCCGCTGGTATTTTAGACGACGATTACCTTGTTATTGGTACGCCTCAGATCAAAATAAACCCGCAATCGGCGATATGAAGATGCGTTGGCCGGGAAAAACCTGTTATTCCGGTACGTTTCACGATCTATTTCCAAGCTGGAAGCAGTTTTGGTCGCAGCGACCCAATACAAACGAATTACCCAATGTCGCAACGCCTGCACCTATAGAGCAATTTTTAAACATGATGCGTAAAGATACTCCGGCACCAAAGATCCGGGTGAAGTAG
- a CDS encoding long-chain-acyl-CoA synthetase produces the protein MKIKNHSGVPLASMEETQAKSDKRSKAAQLIKPYAKYTIADRVEQQAQSQQDKTFLVYNDQHFSYAEVDQRANQVANLAASRGLNAGDVCAMVLENRPEFFFIWFGLTKLGVIVAFINSQVHGAPLSHAIKETEASAVIVGEECAHLVSKTISDITDCSLLQVPLWLASDVEKTAANKDLECFDSNLALNYMDYSREFDSRVARKDITAETPSLLIFTSGTTGLPKAAIYSHMRWLCSGDVMSVTIDATESDVFYVCLPMYHGAAATSVTSTALAAGASIVVRRKFSVREFWPDVQQNGITVCQYIGEICRYLLNYDDSKNQGQGVKDHTLRCMLGAGLSAESWLSWINKFGEMDIYEGWGSTEANTNLINLDNYIGSCGRVADWSKTNFRLVKFNTDLECHEKDADGLYVPCKSGEVGEAIGMIINHPEFGGGRFEGYTSSNATEKKILADVFTQGDAYWRSGDLLRFDDNGYFYFVDRIGDTYRWKSENVSSQEVANELSGLAGLELINIYGVQVPEHEGRAGMAAIVMQQGKDFDPNAFYALTEAKLPRYAAPQFVRVSSVADMTSTFKLRKVDLQKQGYNPIGCDDPIYIRNDKLETYVRYSDEALTAVGLPPFKQV, from the coding sequence GTGAAAATTAAAAACCACAGTGGAGTGCCCTTGGCCTCCATGGAAGAGACTCAGGCAAAGAGTGACAAACGATCGAAAGCGGCGCAACTTATTAAACCTTATGCAAAATATACAATCGCAGACAGGGTAGAACAACAAGCGCAGTCGCAACAGGATAAAACATTTCTTGTTTATAATGACCAGCACTTTAGTTACGCAGAAGTCGATCAACGTGCAAACCAAGTGGCCAACTTAGCTGCATCTCGAGGTCTAAATGCTGGAGATGTTTGTGCAATGGTGCTTGAAAATCGGCCCGAGTTTTTCTTTATTTGGTTTGGATTGACCAAATTGGGCGTCATTGTCGCGTTTATTAATTCACAGGTTCACGGGGCTCCTTTATCCCACGCGATTAAAGAGACTGAAGCAAGCGCCGTCATAGTCGGTGAAGAGTGTGCCCACTTAGTGAGTAAGACTATCAGTGATATTACAGATTGCTCGCTGTTACAGGTGCCACTTTGGTTAGCTTCTGATGTCGAAAAAACTGCAGCCAACAAAGACCTTGAATGCTTTGATAGCAATTTAGCCTTGAATTATATGGATTACAGTCGTGAATTTGATTCAAGGGTAGCCCGAAAAGATATTACCGCAGAAACGCCGAGTTTACTTATTTTCACCTCTGGAACAACAGGCCTACCCAAAGCAGCCATATACAGCCATATGCGTTGGTTATGTTCTGGTGATGTGATGTCGGTGACAATCGATGCAACTGAATCTGATGTGTTTTACGTCTGCCTGCCTATGTATCATGGCGCAGCGGCAACGTCAGTGACTTCAACCGCTTTAGCGGCTGGCGCAAGTATTGTGGTTAGGCGAAAATTCAGTGTGCGTGAGTTTTGGCCGGATGTGCAGCAAAACGGGATTACCGTATGTCAGTACATCGGTGAGATCTGTCGCTATTTACTCAATTATGACGACAGTAAAAATCAAGGCCAAGGAGTAAAAGATCATACTTTACGCTGCATGCTTGGCGCCGGTCTTAGTGCCGAGTCTTGGTTGAGTTGGATTAACAAGTTTGGTGAGATGGACATTTATGAAGGTTGGGGCTCCACAGAGGCCAATACTAATTTAATTAATCTAGATAACTACATAGGTTCATGTGGCAGAGTAGCAGATTGGAGCAAGACCAATTTTCGCCTGGTTAAATTCAACACTGATTTAGAATGCCATGAAAAGGATGCCGATGGCTTGTATGTGCCTTGTAAAAGTGGTGAAGTCGGCGAGGCGATAGGCATGATCATTAATCATCCAGAGTTTGGCGGTGGCCGCTTTGAAGGCTATACCTCGAGTAATGCAACAGAGAAGAAGATCCTTGCTGATGTATTTACCCAGGGCGACGCATACTGGCGTTCAGGAGACTTATTACGTTTTGATGACAATGGCTATTTTTATTTTGTCGATAGAATAGGTGATACCTATCGCTGGAAAAGTGAGAACGTGTCCTCACAGGAAGTCGCAAATGAATTGAGTGGATTAGCAGGACTTGAATTGATCAATATCTATGGTGTTCAAGTACCTGAGCATGAAGGCAGAGCCGGAATGGCAGCAATCGTTATGCAACAAGGGAAAGATTTTGACCCTAATGCGTTTTATGCACTAACAGAGGCTAAGTTACCTCGTTACGCTGCGCCACAATTTGTCAGAGTCAGCAGTGTTGCAGACATGACTTCAACCTTTAAGCTACGTAAGGTTGATTTGCAAAAACAAGGATATAACCCAATTGGTTGTGACGATCCTATTTATATCCGCAATGATAAATTAGAGACTTATGTACGCTACTCCGATGAGGCGTTAACAGCAGTCGGTTTACCGCCGTTTAAACAAGTGTGA